From Halococcus hamelinensis 100A6, one genomic window encodes:
- a CDS encoding DUF7312 domain-containing protein, producing MADDDEWKYSVEDFEDPEESDEGGATDVFGDAQTRREIEPESPSFENALFVVFGVALALLILLGV from the coding sequence ATGGCGGACGACGACGAGTGGAAGTACTCGGTCGAGGATTTCGAGGACCCCGAGGAGAGCGACGAGGGCGGAGCCACGGACGTCTTCGGCGACGCCCAAACTCGACGGGAGATCGAGCCCGAGTCGCCGAGCTTCGAGAACGCGCTGTTCGTGGTGTTCGGGGTCGCGCTGGCGCTTTTGATACTGCTCGGGGTCTGA